The following proteins are co-located in the Candidatus Alcyoniella australis genome:
- the meaB gene encoding methylmalonyl Co-A mutase-associated GTPase MeaB → MTQLVDKMLHGDPRALARLMSIVESGGAQRRKIMAEVYPHANNARVLGITGPPGAGKSTLADRLISRFRSQDKQVGVLAIDPSSPFSGGALLGDRIRMSRHAGDRGVFIRSLGTRGNRGGLARATREFAMLLSAFGKDVVIVETVGVGQTELDIMDLAHSVLVVFVPESGDVIQTMKAGLTEIADIFVVNKADREGADRMVAELRAMVEMNRPQQNGWTIPVLQSQAFKDVGVEQIAVQIDLHWEYLQRKGNGPCDQAFRDELCEVLLEQVRDNLSSTACDADQLRRMARVSGDEAHNPYLVAERIVADSALARRLILDYKADKSDD, encoded by the coding sequence GTGACACAGCTTGTAGACAAAATGCTGCACGGCGACCCGCGGGCCCTGGCCCGGCTGATGTCGATCGTCGAGAGCGGCGGAGCGCAGCGGCGCAAGATCATGGCCGAGGTCTATCCCCACGCGAACAACGCCCGGGTGCTGGGGATCACCGGCCCGCCCGGCGCGGGCAAGAGTACGCTGGCCGACCGGCTGATCAGCCGTTTTCGCTCCCAAGATAAACAGGTCGGCGTGCTGGCGATCGACCCCTCGAGCCCGTTCAGCGGCGGCGCGCTGCTGGGCGACCGGATTCGCATGTCGCGCCACGCAGGAGACCGCGGAGTTTTCATCCGCTCGCTGGGCACCCGCGGCAACCGCGGCGGCCTGGCCCGCGCCACGCGCGAGTTCGCCATGCTGCTTTCCGCATTTGGCAAGGACGTGGTGATCGTCGAGACCGTGGGAGTAGGGCAGACCGAGCTGGACATCATGGACCTGGCGCACAGCGTGCTGGTGGTTTTCGTGCCCGAGAGCGGCGACGTGATCCAGACGATGAAGGCCGGGCTGACCGAGATCGCCGACATTTTCGTGGTCAACAAGGCCGACCGCGAGGGAGCCGACCGGATGGTGGCCGAGCTGCGGGCGATGGTCGAGATGAACCGACCGCAACAGAACGGTTGGACCATTCCGGTGCTGCAATCGCAGGCGTTCAAGGACGTGGGCGTCGAGCAGATTGCCGTGCAGATCGATCTGCACTGGGAATACCTCCAGCGCAAGGGCAACGGCCCGTGCGATCAGGCGTTCCGTGACGAGCTGTGCGAGGTGCTGCTCGAGCAGGTGCGCGACAATCTGAGCAGCACGGCCTGTGACGCCGATCAACTGCGCCGCATGGCGCGGGTCAGCGGCGACGAAGCGCATAACCCCTACCTAGTGGCCGAACGGATCGTGGCCGACAGCGCGCTGGCGCGTCGGCTGATCCTTGATTACAAGGCGGACAAATCCGATGACTAA